In Acidovorax sp. 106, the following proteins share a genomic window:
- a CDS encoding PepSY domain-containing protein produces the protein MFQNARQALTWLHTWFGLALGFVLMVVFFFGALSVFDREIDRWAIPQSRFAPQPMPSFDKVLRPVFDSMQPTPESVEALRAKTGLPMPERFETMQRMGAYTTHRDPVLSLFTAHEPPGIKDHDDVAWGQRTIDPRTGASLPDDRLKVGSQFFYPLHYSLNLNWYNLGTWIVGFAALMMLVALVSGVVMHRKFFREFFTFRPKKSTQRSALDLHNMTGVLALPFHFFFAFTGLVIFAGVYFPVAHTQLNPLHELHEKLEAAETGLPHERAGVPAPLASVDAMVAEAQRRWAAQGMAGDVGFLALQHVGDANGYVSVYRAGTDRIALVGNGIHFKASTGALLREDPPHSAVNSVNEFLTGLHLQHFRHWLLRWMYVLGGLMGCVCIATGFVFFVEKRKKQHAKQSSQGARAVDALATTTVTGMVLAALGILIANRLLPDAVPAGWPNRGSLEQYAFWATWALALGHAFWRSAPVAQGRMSPAWREQCWAIAGLAVCAVVLNWVTTGDHLIKTLGAGYWPVAGVDLFILAGAAVALLAARKLTQRAQGAPATPARSTTMSANTTETVHA, from the coding sequence ATGTTTCAAAACGCTCGCCAGGCGCTGACCTGGCTGCACACCTGGTTCGGGCTGGCGCTCGGGTTTGTGTTGATGGTGGTGTTCTTCTTTGGTGCACTGTCGGTGTTCGACCGCGAGATCGACCGCTGGGCCATTCCGCAGTCGCGCTTTGCGCCGCAGCCCATGCCCTCGTTCGACAAGGTGCTGCGCCCAGTGTTTGACAGCATGCAGCCCACGCCCGAGAGCGTGGAGGCCCTGCGCGCCAAAACCGGCCTGCCCATGCCCGAGCGGTTTGAGACCATGCAGCGCATGGGTGCCTACACCACCCACCGCGACCCGGTGCTGAGCCTGTTTACTGCCCACGAGCCGCCTGGCATCAAGGACCACGACGACGTGGCCTGGGGCCAGCGCACCATCGACCCACGCACCGGCGCATCGCTGCCTGACGACCGGCTCAAGGTGGGCAGCCAGTTCTTCTACCCGCTGCACTACAGCCTGAACCTGAATTGGTACAACCTGGGCACCTGGATCGTGGGCTTTGCGGCGCTGATGATGCTGGTGGCACTGGTCAGCGGCGTGGTCATGCACCGCAAGTTCTTCCGCGAGTTTTTCACCTTCCGCCCCAAAAAGAGCACGCAGCGCAGCGCGCTCGATCTGCACAACATGACGGGCGTGCTGGCGCTGCCGTTTCACTTCTTCTTTGCCTTCACCGGGCTGGTGATTTTTGCGGGCGTTTACTTCCCGGTGGCGCACACGCAGCTCAACCCGCTGCACGAGCTGCACGAAAAGCTCGAAGCCGCCGAGACGGGCCTGCCGCACGAGCGCGCTGGCGTGCCCGCACCGCTGGCCTCGGTCGATGCGATGGTGGCCGAAGCCCAGCGCCGCTGGGCTGCGCAGGGCATGGCGGGCGATGTGGGCTTTTTGGCGTTGCAGCATGTGGGCGATGCCAATGGCTACGTGAGCGTGTACCGCGCAGGCACCGACCGCATTGCGCTGGTGGGCAACGGCATCCACTTCAAAGCCAGCACGGGCGCGCTGCTGCGCGAAGACCCGCCGCACAGCGCCGTCAACAGCGTCAACGAGTTCCTCACCGGGCTGCACCTGCAGCACTTCAGGCACTGGCTGCTGCGCTGGATGTATGTGCTGGGCGGGCTGATGGGCTGCGTGTGCATTGCCACGGGCTTTGTGTTCTTTGTGGAAAAGCGCAAGAAGCAACACGCCAAGCAAAGCAGCCAGGGCGCCCGCGCGGTGGACGCGCTGGCCACCACCACCGTCACCGGCATGGTGCTGGCCGCGCTGGGCATTTTGATTGCCAACCGATTGCTGCCTGACGCGGTGCCCGCTGGCTGGCCCAACCGTGGCAGCCTGGAGCAATACGCCTTCTGGGCCACCTGGGCGCTGGCGCTGGGCCACGCCTTTTGGCGCAGTGCGCCGGTGGCGCAGGGCCGCATGTCACCCGCGTGGCGCGAGCAGTGCTGGGCCATTGCCGGGCTGGCCGTGTGCGCCGTGGTGCTGAACTGGGTGACTACAGGCGACCACCTCATCAAGACCCTGGGCGCGGGCTACTGGCCCGTGGCGGGCGTGGACCTGTTCATCTTGGCTGGCGCGGCCGTGGCCCTGCTCGCGGCGCGCAAGCTCACCCAGCGTGCGCAAGGCGCACCGGCCACCCCGGCCCGCTCAACAACGATGAGTGCCAACACGACGGAGACCGTCCATGCCTGA
- a CDS encoding iron uptake protein translates to MSTGTLSNPRRHVLLRIAAAVLGGYAFCWGFVALGMAGLFALGMSFHDAEHLCAMLAFLLYVTVFCWAFATRSLARAWAVLAGGAALMAGAASLLQMTLV, encoded by the coding sequence ATGAGCACCGGAACTCTTTCCAACCCTCGCAGACATGTGCTGCTGCGCATTGCGGCCGCCGTGCTGGGGGGCTACGCCTTTTGCTGGGGCTTTGTGGCCCTGGGCATGGCCGGCCTGTTTGCGCTGGGCATGTCGTTCCACGACGCAGAGCACCTGTGCGCCATGCTGGCCTTTTTGCTGTACGTCACGGTGTTTTGCTGGGCCTTTGCGACCCGCAGCTTGGCGCGCGCTTGGGCGGTGCTGGCGGGCGGAGCGGCGCTGATGGCGGGTGCAGCGTCGCTGCTGCAGATGACTTTGGTCTGA
- a CDS encoding TonB-dependent receptor, with product MQVSKFHASRPRTLVLALSGLALAMQVQVASAQPTRFDIAAQPLATALEQLARQAQLQLVFSPSLAQGRQAPAVQGTRDVQQALDALLQGSGLSGRVGNGTVTVARIAAETKTLSEVTVVSNQLGEVTEHSGSYTPGAIATATRLVLTPRETPQSVSVVTRQKMDDFQLTSIDQVMAHTPGVSTVTYDSERTEYYARGFAIQNFQYDGIPMMRDSSYSAGNTLSDMVMYDRVEVLKGATGLLTGSGTPGATINLVRKKPTRDFQGHVTASAGRWSQYRSELDLSGPVNESGSVRARGVAAYQDGKSHLDHYQRQTGVFYGVLEADLAPRTLLTLGMDAQNNSPEGSTWGGIPLLNAQGDFNRMPRDFNNGARWSHWDQYTRTGFATLEHTFDNGWVAKAQFNHQINGYNANLGAAASGFPDPATGTGVSMWAGQYIGRTTSNAGDVYASGPFELAGREHELVLGGSIANRRWKSKAWWEGNGYDLDVYDYYHWAGNVPAPAWNATPEDTDDETTRERGLYAAARWNLASDWKLITGGRWSRYTNREAGQRESGVLVPYLGTVVNLNDTYSLYASYTGIFTPQSLQDVQGRTLDPLRGKNYELGAKMALLDGRMNASVAVFKLEQDNFGVESGGKTPSGGTAYRAVQGMKTRGWELEVSGQITPAWQLQAGLSHSVSHNQGKRESTLTPSNQFSLYTSYKLSGSLAGLTLGGGTRWQDKTWGDISTPSGGTMQHTVKGYWLVDLMARYDFSKQLSASVTVNNVLDKKYYTIFSWYSTYTWGAPRSVNLSMTYRF from the coding sequence ATGCAGGTTTCCAAGTTTCACGCTTCCCGCCCACGCACGCTGGTGCTGGCCCTGTCGGGCTTGGCGCTGGCCATGCAGGTGCAGGTGGCATCCGCACAGCCAACCCGTTTTGACATTGCCGCCCAGCCGCTGGCCACGGCGCTGGAGCAGCTGGCCCGGCAAGCCCAGCTGCAGTTGGTCTTCTCTCCCTCGCTGGCGCAGGGCCGCCAAGCACCAGCTGTGCAGGGCACACGTGATGTGCAGCAGGCGCTGGATGCGCTGCTGCAAGGCTCGGGGCTGTCTGGCAGGGTGGGCAATGGCACGGTGACGGTGGCGCGCATCGCCGCCGAAACCAAAACCCTGTCGGAGGTCACCGTGGTGTCCAACCAACTGGGAGAGGTGACCGAGCACTCGGGCTCGTACACGCCGGGCGCTATCGCCACGGCCACGCGCTTGGTGCTGACCCCGCGCGAGACGCCCCAGTCCGTCAGCGTGGTCACGCGCCAGAAGATGGACGACTTTCAGCTCACCTCTATCGACCAGGTGATGGCCCACACGCCCGGCGTGAGCACGGTGACCTATGACAGCGAGCGCACCGAGTACTACGCACGCGGCTTTGCCATACAAAACTTTCAGTACGACGGCATTCCGATGATGCGCGACTCGTCTTACTCGGCGGGCAACACGCTCAGCGACATGGTGATGTACGACCGCGTGGAGGTGCTCAAGGGCGCCACCGGTCTGCTCACGGGCAGCGGCACGCCGGGCGCCACCATCAACCTGGTGCGCAAAAAGCCCACGCGCGACTTTCAAGGGCACGTCACGGCCAGCGCGGGCCGCTGGAGCCAGTACCGCAGTGAGCTGGACCTGAGCGGCCCCGTCAACGAAAGCGGCAGCGTGCGCGCACGGGGCGTGGCCGCCTACCAGGACGGCAAAAGCCATCTGGACCACTACCAGCGCCAGACCGGCGTGTTCTACGGTGTGCTGGAGGCCGACCTGGCCCCGCGCACGCTACTGACCCTGGGGATGGATGCGCAAAACAACAGCCCCGAGGGATCGACCTGGGGCGGCATTCCGCTGCTCAACGCGCAGGGCGACTTCAACCGGATGCCACGCGACTTCAACAACGGCGCACGCTGGAGCCATTGGGACCAGTACACCCGCACCGGCTTTGCCACGCTGGAGCACACGTTTGACAACGGCTGGGTGGCCAAGGCGCAGTTCAACCACCAGATCAACGGCTACAACGCCAACCTGGGCGCAGCAGCCAGCGGTTTCCCCGATCCAGCCACCGGCACCGGTGTGAGCATGTGGGCGGGCCAGTACATTGGCCGCACCACCAGCAACGCGGGCGATGTGTATGCCAGCGGCCCGTTTGAGCTGGCGGGGCGCGAGCACGAACTGGTGCTGGGCGGCAGCATCGCCAACCGCCGCTGGAAGAGCAAGGCCTGGTGGGAGGGCAATGGCTACGACCTCGACGTATATGACTACTATCACTGGGCGGGCAATGTGCCAGCCCCTGCCTGGAACGCGACCCCAGAAGACACCGACGACGAAACCACCCGCGAGCGCGGCCTGTACGCCGCCGCGCGCTGGAACCTGGCCAGCGACTGGAAGCTGATCACCGGCGGGCGCTGGTCCCGCTACACCAACCGAGAGGCTGGACAGCGCGAGTCGGGCGTGCTGGTGCCCTACCTGGGCACGGTGGTCAACCTGAACGACACCTATTCGCTGTACGCCAGCTACACCGGCATCTTCACGCCGCAGTCGTTGCAAGACGTTCAAGGCCGCACGCTCGACCCGCTGCGTGGCAAGAACTACGAGCTGGGTGCCAAGATGGCCTTGCTGGACGGGCGCATGAATGCCTCTGTCGCCGTGTTCAAGCTGGAGCAAGACAACTTTGGCGTGGAAAGCGGCGGCAAGACGCCCAGCGGCGGCACGGCCTACCGCGCCGTGCAAGGCATGAAAACGCGCGGCTGGGAGCTGGAGGTGTCGGGCCAGATCACCCCCGCCTGGCAACTGCAGGCAGGCCTGTCGCACAGCGTGTCCCACAACCAGGGCAAGCGGGAGTCCACGCTCACGCCGTCCAACCAATTCAGCCTGTACACCAGCTACAAACTCAGCGGCAGCCTGGCGGGCCTGACACTGGGCGGCGGCACGCGCTGGCAGGACAAGACCTGGGGCGACATCAGCACCCCCAGTGGCGGCACCATGCAGCACACCGTCAAGGGCTACTGGCTGGTGGACCTGATGGCGCGCTACGACTTCAGCAAACAGCTGTCGGCGTCGGTCACGGTGAACAACGTACTGGACAAGAAGTACTACACCATCTTCAGCTGGTACAGCACCTACACCTGGGGGGCGCCGCGCAGTGTCAACCTGAGCATGACGTACCGGTTCTGA
- a CDS encoding sigma-70 family RNA polymerase sigma factor yields the protein MSLPARFTQSLLNEFEPAYAHLLRVARRSTGCAETARDLVHDAWVRLAEQKRGMPAPMADAPQGAPPQALRNPTAYLTTLAQHLAMDQHRKDRLQADYLYDAATRQHQSPRRVPDAAEHLMYRQALQALEQALATLPERARTAFVAHRVHGEAQADIALRLGVALNTVERDLMLAHACVEDALHRWRGSPPAGAGATSANATGRAMHRRRSLTALLGLAGLGCSGTLAWQLWQAQRADAAQWQAAQRSGRGQLPRYTLPDGSTLQLDALSHTSVTLTARTRTVALHEGAAFFAVTRDAERPFVVDAGPVRVTVLGTRFGVERLPGTGGVLVQVESGRVQVQPGPGWAAEVLVADEALRIAPDGLARRELATDAVAPWRRGELVFTDTPLGQALERLQRYSPAHLSATGAAAHLPVSGLVRIANAQAWLRALPQALPVRLHPQGDGGMRVEMATGAPA from the coding sequence ATGTCCCTGCCCGCCCGCTTCACGCAGTCGCTGCTCAACGAGTTTGAACCGGCGTATGCGCACCTGCTGCGGGTGGCGCGGCGCAGCACCGGCTGTGCGGAAACCGCACGCGATCTGGTGCATGACGCCTGGGTGCGGCTGGCCGAGCAGAAGCGTGGCATGCCTGCCCCGATGGCAGACGCGCCGCAGGGCGCACCGCCCCAGGCGCTGCGCAACCCGACCGCCTACCTGACCACGCTGGCCCAGCACCTGGCCATGGACCAGCACCGCAAAGACCGACTGCAGGCGGACTATCTGTACGACGCTGCCACGCGCCAGCACCAGTCGCCGCGGCGGGTGCCCGATGCGGCCGAGCACCTGATGTACCGCCAGGCCCTGCAGGCGCTGGAGCAGGCGCTGGCCACGCTGCCCGAACGCGCCCGCACGGCCTTTGTGGCGCACCGGGTGCATGGCGAGGCGCAGGCCGACATTGCACTGCGCCTGGGCGTGGCGCTGAACACTGTAGAGCGCGACCTGATGCTGGCCCACGCCTGCGTGGAGGACGCCTTGCACCGCTGGCGCGGATCGCCCCCCGCAGGTGCCGGAGCGACCAGTGCCAACGCTACAGGTCGCGCAATGCACCGGCGGCGCAGCCTGACGGCCCTGCTGGGCCTGGCCGGGCTGGGCTGCAGCGGCACGCTGGCCTGGCAGCTGTGGCAAGCGCAGCGTGCGGATGCCGCCCAGTGGCAAGCCGCACAGCGCAGTGGACGCGGGCAGTTGCCGCGCTATACCTTGCCTGACGGCAGCACGCTGCAATTGGACGCCTTGAGCCACACCTCGGTCACGCTCACCGCCCGCACGCGCACGGTAGCGCTGCACGAGGGCGCCGCATTTTTTGCAGTGACGCGCGATGCCGAACGCCCCTTTGTGGTCGATGCCGGGCCCGTGCGCGTGACGGTGCTGGGCACGCGCTTTGGGGTGGAGCGCCTGCCCGGCACCGGTGGCGTGCTGGTGCAGGTGGAATCGGGCCGTGTGCAGGTGCAGCCCGGCCCAGGCTGGGCTGCCGAAGTCTTGGTTGCTGACGAAGCCCTGCGCATTGCGCCCGATGGGCTGGCGCGGCGCGAGCTGGCCACCGATGCCGTCGCCCCCTGGCGCCGGGGCGAGCTGGTATTTACCGACACGCCCCTGGGCCAGGCGCTGGAGCGGCTGCAGCGCTATTCGCCCGCGCACTTGTCGGCCACGGGTGCGGCAGCCCATTTGCCCGTGAGCGGGCTGGTGCGCATTGCCAACGCGCAGGCCTGGCTGCGCGCACTGCCCCAGGCGCTGCCCGTGCGGCTGCACCCCCAAGGCGACGGCGGCATGCGCGTAGAGATGGCGACAGGCGCCCCTGCCTGA
- a CDS encoding ABC transporter ATP-binding protein gives MFKFFEKRVLSYPAHEPTLPPKGFVAFVWACARGVRGYVLAMAGLSALIAVYEALLFAVLGRVVDWIAGATPATLWAQRGNAMLWVAAAMVASIVLVALQTSVKHQALAINLPLRLRWNFHRLMLGQSMAFYADEFAGRITTKIMQTALAVRDMLFTTTDVVVGMGVYLVTILLLAGGFDARLLLPFGAWMVCYGLACWYFVPRLGRVSRAQADARALMTGRITDAYTNIATVKLFSHTHREAEFARAAMDAFKLTGYAQMRLVSLFEIVNQVLVVGMILGACGTALWLWTQGQVGAGAVAAVTAMSLRVAGHAHWVMWEVTRLFESVGTIQDGINTLTRPRAVLDAPGAKPLQVTQGEVRFEQARFAYQEGGRPVIDALNLTIRPGERIGLIGRSGAGKSTLVNLLLRFHDLQGGRVLIDGQDIAHVTQDSLRHAIGMVTQDTSLLHRSMRDNILYGRPDATEADLHAAAERAEAAAFIDTLTDPQGRRGYEAHVGERGVKLSGGQRQRVAIARVMLKDAPILLLDEATSALDSEVEAAIQQSLDGLMQGKTVIAIAHRLSTIAAMDRLIVMDAGRIVEEGTHAQLLTQGGIYARLWAHQSGGFLGEAQRGEE, from the coding sequence CTGTTCAAATTTTTCGAGAAACGCGTTCTTTCCTACCCGGCCCACGAGCCCACCCTGCCGCCCAAGGGCTTTGTGGCCTTTGTCTGGGCCTGCGCGCGCGGTGTGCGCGGCTACGTGCTGGCCATGGCGGGCCTGTCGGCCCTGATTGCCGTGTACGAAGCGCTGCTGTTTGCCGTGCTGGGCCGCGTGGTGGACTGGATTGCCGGCGCCACGCCCGCCACGCTGTGGGCCCAGCGGGGCAATGCCATGCTGTGGGTGGCTGCCGCCATGGTCGCCAGCATCGTGCTGGTGGCGCTGCAAACCAGCGTCAAGCACCAGGCCCTGGCCATCAACCTGCCGCTGCGCCTGCGCTGGAACTTTCACCGCCTGATGCTGGGCCAGAGCATGGCCTTTTATGCCGACGAGTTTGCGGGCCGCATCACCACCAAAATCATGCAGACCGCCCTGGCCGTGCGCGACATGCTCTTCACCACCACCGACGTGGTCGTGGGCATGGGCGTGTACCTCGTCACCATCTTGCTGCTGGCAGGGGGCTTTGATGCGCGGCTGTTGTTGCCCTTTGGTGCCTGGATGGTGTGCTACGGCCTGGCCTGTTGGTACTTTGTGCCGCGCCTGGGCCGGGTCAGTCGTGCCCAGGCCGATGCCCGCGCCCTCATGACCGGGCGCATCACCGACGCCTACACCAACATCGCCACCGTCAAGCTCTTCTCGCACACCCACCGCGAGGCCGAATTTGCCCGCGCCGCCATGGACGCCTTCAAGCTCACCGGCTACGCGCAGATGCGCCTGGTCAGCCTGTTTGAAATCGTTAACCAAGTGCTGGTGGTGGGCATGATCCTGGGCGCCTGCGGCACCGCCTTGTGGCTGTGGACACAAGGCCAGGTGGGCGCAGGCGCCGTGGCCGCCGTCACGGCCATGTCCCTGCGCGTGGCGGGCCATGCGCATTGGGTGATGTGGGAAGTGACGCGCCTGTTTGAAAGCGTGGGCACCATCCAGGACGGCATCAACACCCTGACCCGCCCCCGCGCCGTGCTGGACGCCCCCGGCGCCAAGCCCCTGCAGGTCACACAGGGCGAGGTGCGCTTTGAGCAAGCCCGCTTTGCCTATCAAGAGGGAGGGCGCCCCGTCATCGACGCGCTCAACCTCACCATCCGTCCCGGTGAACGCATCGGCCTCATCGGCCGCTCGGGCGCGGGCAAGTCCACGCTGGTCAACCTGCTGCTGCGCTTTCATGACCTGCAAGGCGGGCGCGTGCTGATCGACGGGCAGGACATCGCCCACGTCACGCAAGACAGCCTGCGCCACGCCATCGGCATGGTCACGCAAGACACCTCGCTGCTGCACCGCTCCATGCGCGACAACATCCTGTACGGTCGCCCCGACGCCACCGAGGCCGACCTGCACGCCGCCGCCGAACGCGCCGAGGCCGCCGCCTTCATCGACACCCTGACCGACCCCCAAGGCCGCCGGGGCTATGAGGCCCATGTGGGCGAGCGCGGCGTCAAGCTCTCGGGCGGCCAGCGCCAGCGCGTGGCCATCGCCCGCGTCATGCTCAAAGACGCGCCCATCCTGCTGCTGGACGAAGCCACCAGCGCCCTCGACTCTGAGGTCGAAGCCGCCATCCAGCAAAGCCTGGACGGCCTGATGCAGGGCAAAACCGTCATCGCCATCGCCCACCGCCTGTCCACCATCGCAGCGATGGACCGCCTCATCGTAATGGACGCAGGCCGCATCGTCGAAGAAGGCACCCACGCCCAACTGCTGACCCAGGGCGGCATCTACGCCCGCCTGTGGGCGCACCAGAGTGGCGGGTTCTTGGGAGAGGCGCAGCGCGGCGAGGAGTGA
- a CDS encoding MarR family winged helix-turn-helix transcriptional regulator: MPTNRPAQIFEAMHDLVHVYRARMMEGVASIHPELTHNEVRALMFVGRHPGATQKELVQHASADKAQIARLVALLLDKGWLQCAPHEHDKRSRCLHLSPQGQALFNAVRQARSTVAADLLQPVPAAAQAQLMELLEQLRGQLER; the protein is encoded by the coding sequence ATGCCCACGAACCGCCCCGCCCAGATTTTTGAAGCCATGCACGACCTGGTGCATGTGTACCGCGCCCGCATGATGGAGGGGGTGGCCTCCATCCACCCCGAGCTGACGCACAACGAGGTGCGCGCCCTCATGTTCGTGGGGCGCCACCCCGGCGCCACGCAAAAAGAACTGGTGCAACACGCCAGCGCCGACAAAGCCCAGATCGCCCGCCTGGTGGCCCTGCTGCTGGACAAAGGCTGGCTGCAATGCGCCCCGCACGAGCACGACAAACGCAGCCGCTGCCTGCACCTGAGCCCCCAGGGCCAGGCCCTGTTCAACGCCGTGCGCCAGGCCCGCAGCACCGTGGCTGCGGACCTGCTCCAGCCCGTGCCCGCCGCAGCGCAGGCCCAGTTGATGGAACTGCTGGAGCAGTTGCGGGGGCAGTTGGAACGCTAG
- a CDS encoding siderophore-interacting protein: MTLSTPATADVVDPLVVQRVRHPLKGRHVQVVRRTQISPGFVRLTLAGPDMADFVSAGFDDHVKLILPAPGQERASLPQLVDGRPQFSEPRPVLRDYTPAHFDAVQGTLDIEVALHDAGPASDWAAAVQVGQWAGIAGPRGSLVIPVGFDWHWLLGDETALPAMARRLAELPAATRAVVRVQLRNPQDQRTLASAAQLDVQWVNSLTEAAQALAVPAGTGYIWAAGEHHDMAALRGVLASKPGVDAKRMRIAAYWKRGEADHHENLTA, encoded by the coding sequence TTGACTCTATCGACTCCTGCCACCGCAGACGTGGTCGACCCTTTGGTCGTGCAGCGTGTGCGCCACCCCCTCAAGGGGCGGCATGTGCAGGTGGTGCGCCGTACGCAAATCAGCCCCGGCTTTGTGCGGCTGACGCTGGCAGGCCCCGACATGGCCGATTTTGTGAGCGCCGGGTTTGACGACCATGTGAAACTCATCTTGCCCGCGCCGGGGCAAGAACGCGCGAGCCTGCCGCAGCTGGTGGACGGGCGGCCGCAGTTCAGCGAACCCCGCCCGGTGCTGCGCGACTACACACCCGCCCACTTTGATGCGGTGCAGGGCACGCTCGATATCGAGGTGGCCTTGCACGATGCCGGCCCCGCATCAGACTGGGCGGCCGCTGTGCAGGTGGGCCAGTGGGCGGGCATTGCGGGGCCGCGCGGCAGCCTGGTGATCCCGGTGGGGTTTGACTGGCACTGGCTGCTGGGCGATGAAACCGCGTTGCCCGCCATGGCCCGCCGCTTGGCCGAGCTACCCGCCGCCACCCGCGCCGTGGTGCGTGTGCAGCTGCGCAACCCGCAAGACCAGCGCACGTTGGCATCGGCAGCGCAGCTGGACGTGCAATGGGTGAATTCGCTGACCGAGGCTGCGCAGGCGCTGGCCGTGCCCGCAGGCACCGGCTACATCTGGGCGGCAGGCGAGCACCACGACATGGCCGCGCTGCGTGGCGTGCTGGCCTCCAAGCCGGGTGTGGACGCCAAGCGCATGCGCATCGCCGCGTACTGGAAGCGCGGCGAGGCCGACCACCACGAGAACCTGACGGCTTGA
- a CDS encoding LysR family transcriptional regulator ArgP: MQLDSAQLNAFATVIDEGSFERAAAVLHVTRSAVSQRVKLLEERVGQVLVRRATPCTPTDAGQALYRHAREVALSEADALATIGGGQRSATRLAIGVNADSLATWFPAAMAQAAEGQPITFDIHVEDQDHSANLLREGRVMAAVTADPQPVQGCKVLPLGTLRYRALASPAFVQRHFATGVTAATLALAPMLVFNRKDALQERFVRRITRRALTPPVHWLPEAHAFVKATEAGLGWGMTPDPMVDSHLRAGTLVELIPGKPVDVALYWQYWRLNVQALAHMTAAVQAQARSALPAR, encoded by the coding sequence ATGCAACTCGACTCTGCCCAGCTCAACGCCTTTGCCACGGTGATCGACGAGGGCAGCTTTGAGCGCGCCGCCGCCGTGCTGCATGTCACCCGCTCGGCCGTGTCGCAGCGCGTCAAGCTGCTGGAAGAACGCGTGGGCCAGGTGCTGGTGCGCCGCGCCACGCCCTGCACCCCCACCGATGCCGGGCAGGCCCTGTACCGCCATGCCCGCGAAGTGGCCCTGAGCGAGGCCGACGCGCTGGCCACCATTGGCGGCGGCCAGCGCAGCGCCACGCGCCTGGCCATCGGCGTCAATGCAGACTCGCTGGCCACCTGGTTCCCTGCGGCCATGGCTCAAGCGGCCGAGGGTCAGCCCATCACCTTCGACATCCATGTGGAAGACCAGGACCACTCGGCCAACCTGCTGCGCGAAGGCCGGGTGATGGCCGCCGTGACGGCCGACCCCCAGCCCGTGCAGGGCTGCAAGGTGCTGCCCCTGGGCACCCTGCGCTACCGCGCGCTGGCCAGCCCGGCCTTTGTGCAACGGCACTTTGCAACGGGCGTGACGGCGGCAACCCTAGCGCTGGCGCCCATGCTGGTGTTCAACCGCAAAGACGCATTGCAAGAGCGCTTTGTACGCCGCATCACCCGCCGCGCCCTCACTCCGCCCGTGCACTGGCTGCCCGAGGCGCACGCCTTCGTCAAAGCCACCGAGGCCGGGCTGGGCTGGGGCATGACGCCAGACCCCATGGTCGACAGCCACCTGCGCGCGGGCACGCTGGTCGAGCTGATTCCGGGCAAGCCCGTGGACGTGGCGCTGTACTGGCAATACTGGCGGCTGAACGTGCAGGCCCTGGCCCACATGACCGCCGCCGTACAGGCCCAGGCGCGCAGCGCGCTGCCTGCACGCTGA
- a CDS encoding LysE/ArgO family amino acid transporter translates to MTTTAFVHGFSSTAMLIMAIGAQNAFVLRQGLRREHVLPVVVLCALSDAVLLQAGVWGMGGVLLARPEWGQWMRWAGAAFLLAYALQAGARALRPGQLLVAAGGPGNPLRSTVLTLLALTWLNPHVYLDTVVLLGTMASPYPMWGRAAFATGGALASALWFTAIGFGARWLAPLFASPQAWRVLDGVTAACMMALAVAMGLS, encoded by the coding sequence ATGACCACCACTGCTTTTGTCCACGGCTTCAGTTCCACCGCCATGCTCATCATGGCCATTGGCGCGCAAAACGCGTTTGTGCTGCGCCAGGGCTTGCGCCGCGAACATGTGCTGCCGGTGGTGGTGCTGTGTGCGTTGTCAGACGCCGTGCTGCTGCAGGCCGGGGTGTGGGGCATGGGCGGCGTGTTGCTAGCGCGGCCCGAGTGGGGACAATGGATGCGCTGGGCAGGGGCGGCCTTCTTGCTGGCCTATGCCTTGCAGGCCGGGGCACGGGCGCTGCGGCCAGGGCAGCTGCTGGTGGCAGCGGGCGGGCCGGGCAACCCGCTGCGCAGTACGGTGCTCACGCTGCTGGCGCTGACCTGGCTCAACCCCCATGTGTACCTGGACACCGTGGTACTGCTGGGCACCATGGCAAGCCCTTACCCCATGTGGGGGCGGGCGGCCTTTGCCACCGGGGGCGCGTTGGCCAGTGCCCTGTGGTTCACCGCCATTGGCTTTGGTGCGCGCTGGCTGGCCCCGCTGTTTGCCTCGCCCCAGGCGTGGCGGGTGCTCGATGGCGTCACTGCGGCTTGCATGATGGCTTTGGCGGTGGCCATGGGTCTAAGCTAA